The genomic stretch AGAATCCCATCTCTGAATTTATCCAAAAATCATCTCTTCCAAGAGCTTTGGATTTTTCAAGATAGATAAAAGCGTCCTCATATTTTTCTAAATAATCAAGCCAATATCCAAGCTCACCATTTGTAGGAATATCATCTTTCCCTAATTCAATAGCCTTTTTATACTGCTCAATTCCCTCTTCAATTTTATCTAATCTTACAAGAGAATACCCTATTTCAAAAGTTATCCATTCATCATCTCTACCTAATTCCTTAGCTTTTTCCAAGTAAGAAAGAGCTTTTTTATGATCTCTAAGGTGATTATATACCCAACCTAATTCAGAGTTAATCCAGATATCATCTCTTCCTAAATTTTTAGCTTTCTCTAAATATTCCAATCCCTTTTCACAGTTTTCCTCTATATTATCATATAGCCAAGCTAATTCACAAATAATATAGATATCTTCAGGATCTGCCTCTAAACCTTTTAGATAATTTTCTAAAGCTTTATCATATTTTTCTAACTCTTTATACAAAGCTCCAATTTTTGCATATACCCAAGAATCATCTCTACCAAGCTCAATAGCTTTTTCAAACTCTAGGATAGACTCTTCATATTTATTCATTCCACCTAGACAGAACCCTAATTCAGAATGTAACCAAATATCATCTCTTCCTAGAGAAATAGTAGTTTGTAAATGCTCATAAGCTTTTTCAAAATCTTTTATATAATCATATGCCCAAGCAAGTTCTGATTCAGTGGCTATAATATCATCTGTATCTTTTGCTAAATTTCTAGCTTTTTGGAAATACTCAAAAGCTTCATCATTTTTCTCTTCATCTAGTTTTCTATTTCCTAAATCAGAGTAAACCCATCTTAAAAGAACATCTCCATCAGGTTCATTAGGGTTTAGCTCAAGGCATCTTTCAAAATACTTTTTAGCTTCTTCTAAATATTCTGGATTTTCTTTAGCTTTTTCAGAATAATAATAAGAGTAACCTACACGGAAGTTCCAAAGTGACTCCTCTTCTCCCTCATCTTTTAAAGAGAGTAAAACTTTAAGTCCCTCTTCACATTGACCATTGTTATTATATGCTCTTGCAAGTTTTCCAAGAATATCATAGTTTAAATCCTCTTCAGGCAAAGAGTTAATTATATCAATAATCTCTTGATTTTTACCTTGGTTATGAAGTATATTTAATTCTTTTTCCAAATCACTTTTATTGACAAAATCTTGATATAGCTCATCATCATCAATATTTATCAATCTTTCTTTTAAGTTTTTATCTGCTTCTTCATCTATATAGTGAGAATTTGTATAAGCATATCCTCTATCATTTTCTATATCATCTTTTAAAGTTAAAAATTCATAATCATTTGGTACAAGTT from uncultured Fusobacterium sp. encodes the following:
- a CDS encoding tetratricopeptide repeat protein, with amino-acid sequence MAIITEKWKKLFEEADYLGEILNGLVEIQRENSYTDEEMENDLDVALWKAYVYNNMDSYEYYELSEKTLAKVKDKGIKSGIWCYRYSCALVYLRRFDEALEYSRLGTKVEPEYPWGWLQLGRLCYKYNLLDEAFNAIDKGLELVPNDYEFLTLKDDIENDRGYAYTNSHYIDEEADKNLKERLINIDDDELYQDFVNKSDLEKELNILHNQGKNQEIIDIINSLPEEDLNYDILGKLARAYNNNGQCEEGLKVLLSLKDEGEEESLWNFRVGYSYYYSEKAKENPEYLEEAKKYFERCLELNPNEPDGDVLLRWVYSDLGNRKLDEEKNDEAFEYFQKARNLAKDTDDIIATESELAWAYDYIKDFEKAYEHLQTTISLGRDDIWLHSELGFCLGGMNKYEESILEFEKAIELGRDDSWVYAKIGALYKELEKYDKALENYLKGLEADPEDIYIICELAWLYDNIEENCEKGLEYLEKAKNLGRDDIWINSELGWVYNHLRDHKKALSYLEKAKELGRDDEWITFEIGYSLVRLDKIEEGIEQYKKAIELGKDDIPTNGELGYWLDYLEKYEDAFIYLEKSKALGRDDFWINSEMGFCLNRLGRYDEAVLFLERAIELEKTNEWVFSELAFSLKSLNRYEEALEYFGKSEELGRNDEWLNSQIAECLEDLGKIDKAIEKLKAFIVTENGNSVPVNSQIAYLYGKLNNPEEALKYLYEAEKLGRNDIWLYSEIGWNLSGQPEKYEEALEYFEKAVALGREDDWINGQIGFSLAKLGRTKEALEHFEKAKFINPDSEWISYHLGSCYRKLGEISKAIEILKPSAEKGEYRGWTELELAWCYALIDEKEKAQEYLKE